The Actinomycetota bacterium region CCGTCGGCTACCGCCTGCGTCACGCAGTGCCGCAGGTGCTCGTCGAGCAGCTCGAGCGAGAACGCTTGCAGCGCTTTGGTGACGGCAGCGACCTGGGTCAGGATGTCGATGCAGTACTGATCGGTCTCGACCATCCGCTGCAGGCCGCGGACCTGGCCCTCGACGCGGCGCAGCCGCTTCAGGTGGGCGTCCTTGCGGTCGCGGTAGCCCGGCTGCTTCGCAGTGCTCACGGCGCCCTCCCGGCACGGTCGGCGACGGAAGGATCGGCCCGTCGCCGACGACGATACCCCCGCGGGGTATTCCGTACCAGCGCCCGCTGGCGGCGGTCGCCGCGGGCACGCCGGCCCGGCGACGACGGCCGGCACTACGCCAACTGCGCGAGCAATGTTCGGGTCTGCGCCGCACCGGCCGCCACGGTGCGGCAGGTCAGCACCAGCCAGCTGGCCACACCGTCCGGTGCGCCGGTCGCGTAGCCGCGGATCGCTGCGACGTACGCCGGCCGGCCGGCCGCCAGCACACCCTCCTCCGGGACCAGCAGGAGATCGGGGTCGACGCCGCGGGCGCTCAGTACCAACCGCGCCGCGGCCCGGGCCACCAGCCCCGAACCCCACCCGAACGGCCGCAGCGCCAGCAACTCGCCGTGCACCAGCCCGGCCACGACAAGGGCCGGGGCCGTCGTCGGCCGCCGGAGCACGCCGGTCAGCGCGTCCAGCCGCGCGGCGACCTCTGCCGGCCCGGGCAGCGCGCCGCCGATCCGCAGCGGGTCGTCGGCGACGTCGTCGTTGCGGGGGCGGCCGACCCGCGCGTCGGTATCCAGCCCGCCGGCGGCCAGCCGGTGCAAGGCCGCCAGCGCCTGCGACGGCGCGTGATCGACGGTGGCGGTCAGGCCGCGCAGCCCGTGGTGCAGACGCAGCGACGCCGCGGCCACCCGGCCGATCGGCGAGTCGTCGAAGGCAGCGCCGGACGCGAAGGCCGCTAGGCCGAGATCCGCTCCCTCGAGGGCGGCATCGG contains the following coding sequences:
- a CDS encoding metal-sensitive transcriptional regulator; the protein is MSTAKQPGYRDRKDAHLKRLRRVEGQVRGLQRMVETDQYCIDILTQVAAVTKALQAFSLELLDEHLRHCVTQAVADGGSEAQQKVEEASQAIARLVRS
- a CDS encoding oxidoreductase, with protein sequence MPSAGPDVPALLAQLPGVAAAAASARAAVDDLLWDRTLRANAAAVAAQALLQSARADAALEGADLGLAAFASGAAFDDSPIGRVAAASLRLHHGLRGLTATVDHAPSQALAALHRLAAGGLDTDARVGRPRNDDVADDPLRIGGALPGPAEVAARLDALTGVLRRPTTAPALVVAGLVHGELLALRPFGWGSGLVARAAARLVLSARGVDPDLLLVPEEGVLAAGRPAYVAAIRGYATGAPDGVASWLVLTCRTVAAGAAQTRTLLAQLA